A region of Spiribacter roseus DNA encodes the following proteins:
- a CDS encoding YhdP family protein, whose protein sequence is MGIAQQLHRWIRPQRQERLKAALLMTGVTLVVSAAVLLTGVRLLFAAAPSLTAPVVAVVSDRLGVPVEIGGLDASLRRLRPGLVLEDVRVGGADGGEPLSLDSLTLAIAPWQSLQAGSLQFHALSAEGMAVTLRQQASGDWRLAGLLPGATPVAPASFLQALRDLPVDRLLIRDSRLALVDQDNAARLGFESVALRWRRDPDGQWRFALDARQADERVQARMQIDAATASTARAVIDLEGLTGERIAPWLQRSSLQPDPAARVSGRLWVNLAETGAIRLTADLEAQSLGLFDGGIESLSLLARADWQDGHWAGQIQPQALAQADGPGPVPGPIAFARGTDGGWRLALSDTPLEPLAPLLRRRINAPVTLDGQARRATLVWRDASDWRLTADLVGVGVSGWPPGLAGRQADLQVEAGPQGGQVVVDQLQLQRIEPDGEALLRRPVQVAVTGGRLQWSRSGPEAWWLSLGDVQGRFDGAPVRLEGRLEQRAGQTPRVDVTARAGALEAAQVLEVLPVGIMDDRLVAWLDRAIAGGRMEAATLRWSGPVDGFPYRAGDGVFDLRARLADVEFRYQQDWPPLRGLAGELRFRNQGMRISAERGRIGRNDLQQAQARIDDLFDPQLQVSGDLRGPLSGMLAVMQQSPVLPASGRLDQLRWQGRGDLSLDLDFPFRGQPMALEGALRLDGAAVSVPEPAIRLEDIRGEVAFDRQGVTATGVRARLAGRPVVASAATVGEADQARIEVTADTRMAIADWPGTSALAERTEGTAAWRIRWERPGFMAAGGARPGERLSIRSSLEGVALDLPLGLAKAAESSTPLALEWRRGADAAWRFSYADRLRAVLGNDRAALHFGERPPSLPSTPSTQVSGTLPVVDPARLAGTGQGAAPAGGLPMPLRMELTVAGLDVSRWRIGETVLTGEMRDGQGTWSVSGGADGRVEKAGPAAPWVLRLETLSARPRPTATSQDDAGDGAPSELPGTDIDLSAGQLRVDGTPLGRLQLSRSRGDAGGEARLQLTGESIDLKARIDQVGEGARPNQLDFDLYTRDAGQVLGALGLVDAMNRGEGSVSGELAWQGGMLQPALPTLTGDLSVDLRNGSLPAVEPGAGRALGLFSLSVLPRRLGLDFSDVVGEGLSFDQLQGTWQVEAGRMRTDDLSLTGPSMDLSLRGETDLVRRRYDQRVTVTPQLSSALAFLGGLAGGPAAAALLFVTRGMLESGVERLTDFTYHIGGTWDEPEFDLIAPDLEDADDD, encoded by the coding sequence ATGGGCATCGCGCAGCAGCTGCACCGCTGGATCCGGCCGCAGCGCCAGGAGCGCCTCAAGGCCGCGCTGCTGATGACGGGGGTCACGCTGGTGGTCTCGGCGGCGGTGCTGCTGACCGGCGTCCGGCTGCTGTTCGCCGCCGCGCCGTCGCTGACCGCGCCGGTGGTGGCGGTGGTTTCCGATCGGCTGGGCGTACCGGTGGAGATCGGCGGGCTGGATGCGAGCCTCAGGCGCCTGCGCCCGGGTCTGGTGCTCGAGGATGTGCGCGTCGGTGGGGCCGACGGCGGTGAGCCCCTGAGCCTGGACAGCCTGACCCTGGCGATTGCGCCCTGGCAGTCCCTGCAGGCGGGGAGCCTGCAGTTTCACGCATTGAGCGCCGAGGGCATGGCGGTCACGCTGCGCCAGCAGGCCTCCGGCGACTGGCGCCTCGCCGGGCTGCTGCCGGGGGCGACGCCGGTGGCCCCGGCTTCGTTTCTGCAGGCGCTGCGCGACCTGCCCGTGGATCGGCTGCTGATCCGCGATTCGCGGTTGGCGCTCGTGGATCAGGACAATGCCGCGCGCCTCGGCTTTGAGTCGGTGGCACTGCGCTGGCGGCGCGACCCCGACGGGCAATGGCGCTTTGCCCTGGACGCCCGCCAGGCCGATGAGCGGGTGCAGGCGCGTATGCAGATCGACGCCGCGACGGCGTCGACGGCCCGGGCAGTGATCGACCTCGAGGGCCTGACCGGCGAGCGGATTGCGCCCTGGCTCCAGCGTTCGTCGCTACAGCCGGATCCCGCCGCCCGGGTGTCCGGGCGGCTCTGGGTCAACCTGGCCGAGACCGGTGCCATCCGGCTGACCGCGGATCTGGAGGCGCAGTCGCTGGGGCTTTTCGATGGCGGTATCGAATCGCTGTCGCTGCTCGCCCGCGCCGACTGGCAGGACGGACACTGGGCGGGGCAGATCCAGCCTCAGGCTCTGGCGCAGGCCGATGGGCCGGGCCCGGTGCCGGGTCCCATCGCCTTTGCCCGCGGGACAGACGGTGGCTGGCGGTTGGCACTCTCGGATACCCCTCTTGAACCCCTGGCGCCCCTGTTGCGTCGCCGGATCAATGCGCCCGTCACCCTCGATGGGCAGGCGCGGCGCGCCACCCTGGTCTGGAGAGATGCGTCGGACTGGCGGCTGACGGCGGATCTGGTGGGCGTCGGCGTATCGGGATGGCCGCCGGGCCTGGCCGGGCGGCAGGCGGATCTGCAGGTCGAGGCCGGCCCACAAGGTGGGCAGGTGGTGGTGGATCAACTCCAGTTGCAGCGCATTGAGCCCGACGGTGAAGCGTTACTGCGGCGCCCGGTCCAGGTGGCGGTGACCGGGGGACGACTGCAGTGGTCGCGGTCGGGGCCGGAGGCCTGGTGGCTGTCCCTGGGCGATGTCCAGGGCCGCTTCGATGGCGCGCCGGTGCGGTTGGAAGGTCGGCTCGAGCAACGCGCCGGGCAGACGCCGCGGGTGGATGTGACCGCCCGTGCCGGGGCGCTCGAGGCCGCGCAGGTGCTTGAGGTGTTACCGGTGGGGATCATGGATGACCGGCTGGTGGCATGGCTCGATCGGGCCATTGCCGGTGGGCGCATGGAAGCCGCCACGCTGCGCTGGTCGGGCCCGGTGGATGGCTTTCCCTATCGTGCCGGAGATGGCGTTTTTGATCTGCGTGCACGGCTGGCGGATGTCGAGTTCCGCTATCAGCAGGACTGGCCGCCGCTGCGCGGACTTGCCGGCGAGCTGCGGTTCCGCAATCAGGGCATGCGGATCAGCGCCGAGCGCGGGCGCATCGGGAGGAACGACCTGCAGCAGGCACAGGCGCGCATTGATGATCTGTTCGACCCGCAGCTGCAGGTCAGCGGGGACTTGCGGGGGCCGCTCTCTGGGATGCTGGCGGTGATGCAGCAGTCACCGGTCCTGCCCGCCTCGGGTCGTCTCGATCAATTGCGCTGGCAGGGCCGCGGAGACCTGTCACTCGATCTGGACTTCCCGTTCCGGGGCCAGCCCATGGCCCTTGAGGGCGCCCTGCGCCTGGACGGTGCCGCGGTATCCGTCCCCGAGCCGGCCATACGCCTTGAGGATATCCGGGGCGAGGTGGCGTTCGACCGGCAGGGCGTTACCGCCACGGGCGTCCGCGCGCGGCTGGCGGGCCGGCCGGTCGTGGCCAGCGCTGCAACCGTTGGCGAGGCCGATCAGGCCCGGATCGAGGTGACCGCGGATACCCGCATGGCAATCGCCGACTGGCCGGGGACATCCGCGCTGGCGGAGCGTACCGAGGGTACCGCGGCATGGCGGATCCGCTGGGAGCGTCCCGGGTTTATGGCCGCCGGGGGCGCGCGGCCGGGCGAGCGGCTGAGCATACGCTCGAGCCTTGAGGGCGTTGCCCTTGATCTGCCGCTGGGTCTGGCCAAGGCGGCTGAGTCCTCCACACCGCTGGCCCTCGAATGGCGGCGGGGCGCCGATGCCGCATGGCGGTTCAGCTACGCCGACCGACTCCGGGCGGTACTAGGCAACGACCGGGCGGCGCTGCATTTTGGTGAGCGCCCGCCGTCACTGCCCTCGACGCCATCGACACAGGTCAGCGGAACCCTGCCGGTGGTGGATCCGGCGCGCCTGGCGGGCACCGGCCAGGGAGCGGCCCCGGCCGGGGGGCTGCCGATGCCCCTGCGCATGGAATTGACCGTGGCGGGATTGGACGTCAGTCGCTGGCGCATCGGTGAGACCGTGCTGACCGGTGAAATGCGTGATGGGCAGGGGACATGGTCAGTGAGCGGTGGGGCTGATGGACGGGTCGAGAAGGCCGGGCCGGCGGCGCCCTGGGTGCTGCGTCTGGAAACGCTGAGCGCGCGCCCCCGGCCGACGGCCACTTCGCAGGATGATGCCGGTGACGGGGCGCCCTCCGAGCTGCCCGGGACCGACATCGATCTGAGCGCCGGGCAACTGCGGGTGGACGGGACGCCGCTGGGGCGACTCCAGCTCAGCCGGTCGCGGGGCGATGCCGGCGGCGAGGCGCGGCTGCAGCTGACCGGCGAGTCGATTGATCTGAAGGCCCGGATCGACCAGGTCGGGGAGGGCGCGCGTCCCAATCAGCTGGATTTTGATCTCTATACCCGCGATGCCGGGCAGGTGCTGGGCGCTCTGGGGCTGGTGGATGCAATGAACCGGGGCGAGGGCAGTGTCAGCGGTGAACTGGCCTGGCAGGGCGGCATGCTGCAACCGGCACTGCCAACGCTGACTGGCGATCTGTCAGTCGATCTGCGCAATGGCAGCCTGCCGGCGGTTGAGCCCGGGGCCGGCCGCGCCCTCGGGCTGTTCAGCCTGTCGGTGCTGCCGCGGCGCCTGGGGCTGGATTTTTCGGATGTGGTCGGCGAGGGGCTCAGCTTTGATCAGTTGCAGGGCACCTGGCAGGTCGAGGCCGGTCGCATGCGCACCGATGATCTTTCCCTGACCGGACCCTCGATGGATCTGTCGCTACGCGGCGAGACGGATCTGGTGCGGCGGCGTTACGATCAACGTGTGACGGTGACGCCGCAGCTGTCCTCGGCGCTGGCGTTCCTCGGTGGGCTCGCCGGTGGGCCGGCTGCCGCAGCCCTGTTGTTCGTGACCCGGGGGATGCTGGAGTCGGGCGTCGAGCGGCTCACGGATTTTACTTATCACATTGGGGGCACCTGGGACGAACCCGAGTTCGATCTCATCGCCCCGGATCTGGAGGATGCCGACGATGACTGA
- the rng gene encoding ribonuclease G, producing MSRELLVNITPQETRVAALDNGSVQEIHIERARSRGLVGNIYLGQVSRVLPGMQAAFVDAGLQRTAFLHASDINASQALVDRPSHEPRSIQHLLREQQRILVQVLKDPIGGKGARLTTQIAIPSRYLVLLVDNPGVGVSARIESASARERLRAIGTSLLDGDPHKGCIFRTAAENASEQALVRDWQYLQRLWASIHARAQEAQPTTLLHEDLPLMMRVLRDSVDEDVERIRIDSREWHERMLSFSETFLPDARSRLEHYPGERPIFDLYGVEDEIQRALQRRVTLKSGGYLIIDQTEALTTIDVNTGGYVGHRTLEETIFKTNLEAAQAIARQLRLRNLGGIIIIDFIDMETAEHRRQVMRSLAKGLEHDQARTQISEVSSLGLVEMTRKRIRESLQNQLCVSCPTCGGRGHLKSAETVIHEITREILREARQFEMTRLMVLAAQDVVDRALEEESDSLAELEAFIGKPIVFQAEPLYNPEQFDVVLM from the coding sequence GTGAGCCGGGAACTGCTCGTCAACATCACTCCCCAGGAAACCCGCGTGGCGGCCCTGGATAACGGCAGCGTCCAGGAGATCCACATCGAGCGGGCGCGCAGTCGCGGTCTGGTGGGCAATATCTATCTCGGCCAGGTGTCGCGGGTGCTGCCGGGCATGCAGGCGGCTTTTGTCGATGCCGGTCTCCAGCGCACCGCCTTCCTGCACGCCTCGGACATCAATGCCAGCCAGGCGCTGGTGGATCGCCCCAGTCATGAGCCGCGCAGCATTCAGCATCTGCTGCGCGAGCAACAACGCATCCTCGTGCAGGTGCTCAAGGACCCCATTGGCGGCAAGGGGGCGCGGCTGACCACCCAGATCGCGATCCCCTCGCGCTACCTGGTGCTGCTGGTGGATAACCCCGGCGTGGGGGTATCGGCACGTATCGAGTCGGCGTCGGCCCGGGAGCGGCTGCGCGCCATCGGGACCTCGCTGCTGGACGGCGACCCTCACAAGGGCTGTATTTTCCGAACCGCCGCCGAGAACGCCAGCGAACAGGCGCTGGTCCGTGACTGGCAGTATCTGCAGCGACTCTGGGCGTCAATCCACGCGCGCGCCCAGGAAGCGCAGCCGACGACGCTGCTGCACGAGGATCTACCACTGATGATGCGCGTTCTGCGCGATTCGGTGGACGAGGACGTGGAGCGCATTCGCATCGACTCGCGGGAATGGCATGAGCGCATGCTCTCGTTCAGCGAGACCTTTCTGCCCGATGCCCGCTCGCGCCTCGAGCATTATCCCGGCGAGCGTCCGATCTTTGACCTCTACGGGGTCGAGGACGAAATCCAGCGTGCCCTGCAGCGGCGGGTCACCCTCAAGTCCGGGGGGTACCTGATCATCGACCAGACCGAGGCGCTGACCACCATTGACGTCAACACCGGCGGTTACGTGGGGCATCGCACCCTTGAGGAGACCATCTTCAAGACCAACCTCGAGGCGGCCCAGGCCATTGCCCGCCAGCTGCGACTGCGCAACCTCGGCGGCATCATCATCATCGATTTCATCGACATGGAGACCGCTGAACACCGCCGTCAGGTGATGCGAAGCCTTGCCAAGGGGCTCGAGCATGACCAGGCGCGCACCCAGATCAGCGAGGTCTCGTCGCTGGGGCTGGTGGAGATGACCCGCAAACGCATCCGCGAGTCACTGCAGAACCAGCTGTGCGTGTCCTGCCCGACCTGTGGCGGCCGCGGCCACCTGAAAAGCGCCGAGACGGTCATCCACGAGATCACCCGTGAGATCCTGCGTGAGGCCCGCCAGTTCGAGATGACGCGGCTGATGGTGCTCGCAGCTCAGGATGTGGTGGACCGCGCCCTGGAAGAGGAAAGCGACAGCCTGGCCGAGCTTGAGGCATTCATTGGCAAGCCCATCGTGTTTCAGGCCGAACCGCTCTATAACCCGGAGCAGTTCGATGTGGTGCTGATGTAG
- a CDS encoding Maf family protein, which yields MTSTHPSTTDPDLFLASASPRRAEILERMGVRFQTVPQAVDEQVLPDETPEVFVFRLALEKARAGWAGLGGDGHVPVLGADTAVVVDDTLLGKPADRDAALGMLEQLSGRTHRVLTAIAMVDGQRELTRLSLSMVTLRHLGTAEREAYWRSGEPIDKAGGYAIQGRGGVFVEQLEGSYSGVMGLPMVETHDLLTEFGIDYQSRWLAEQ from the coding sequence ATGACATCGACACACCCTTCCACCACCGACCCCGACCTGTTCCTGGCCTCGGCCTCGCCGCGGCGGGCCGAGATCCTCGAGCGCATGGGCGTGCGCTTTCAGACGGTTCCGCAGGCCGTGGACGAGCAGGTCCTGCCCGACGAGACCCCCGAAGTGTTCGTGTTTCGACTGGCCCTGGAAAAGGCCCGGGCGGGTTGGGCCGGACTGGGCGGCGATGGGCATGTGCCGGTGCTCGGCGCGGACACGGCGGTCGTGGTCGATGACACCCTCCTGGGTAAACCCGCCGATCGGGACGCCGCCCTGGGCATGCTCGAGCAGCTGTCGGGGCGCACCCACCGGGTGCTGACCGCCATCGCCATGGTGGATGGTCAGCGCGAGCTCACGCGCCTGTCGCTGAGCATGGTCACCCTGCGCCACCTGGGGACGGCCGAGCGTGAGGCCTACTGGCGCAGTGGCGAGCCCATCGACAAGGCCGGCGGCTACGCCATCCAGGGCCGCGGCGGGGTGTTCGTCGAGCAGCTCGAGGGCAGCTACAGCGGCGTCATGGGCCTGCCCATGGTGGAAACCCATGATCTGCTGACCGAGTTTGGCATCGATTATCAGTCCCGCTGGCTGGCGGAGCAGTGA
- the rlmH gene encoding 23S rRNA (pseudouridine(1915)-N(3))-methyltransferase RlmH: MRLNMVAVGRRPPDWIRTGVDEFAQRMPRHLPLAVKAVNPGDARRSGDIDRARAQEADALLAAAGSARLIALDERGRSWRTPDLAEYLDAALHEGRDLAFVIGGADGLDKRCLNAAERRWSLSALTLPHMLVRVIVAEQLYRAWTLLAGHPYHRA; this comes from the coding sequence ATGCGCCTGAACATGGTCGCCGTGGGGCGGCGTCCGCCGGACTGGATCCGCACCGGCGTCGACGAATTCGCGCAGCGCATGCCCCGGCATCTGCCCCTCGCGGTGAAGGCGGTGAACCCGGGTGACGCCCGGCGCAGCGGCGATATCGACCGGGCGCGCGCCCAGGAGGCCGATGCACTGCTGGCCGCCGCCGGGTCAGCACGCCTGATCGCCCTGGATGAGAGGGGGCGGTCATGGCGCACCCCGGATCTGGCCGAGTACCTGGACGCCGCCCTGCATGAGGGGCGCGATCTGGCCTTTGTAATCGGCGGCGCGGACGGGCTTGATAAGCGCTGCCTGAATGCCGCCGAGCGTCGCTGGTCGCTGTCCGCGCTCACCCTGCCGCACATGCTTGTGCGCGTCATCGTCGCCGAGCAGCTCTACCGCGCGTGGACGCTGCTCGCCGGCCATCCCTATCACCGCGCCTGA
- the rsfS gene encoding ribosome silencing factor — protein MSEPAVQAQSLCDRVVTALDDLKAVDPRVIDVCGRTPITDFMAFATGNSRRHVRSIAEAVVDAAREQGQRPAGIEGLDDSEWVLVDLGDVVVHVMLEDVRDFYRLERIWTVGDGQEA, from the coding sequence ATGTCTGAACCCGCTGTCCAGGCCCAGTCGCTGTGTGATCGGGTGGTGACCGCACTCGATGACCTCAAGGCGGTGGATCCGCGTGTCATCGACGTCTGTGGACGCACCCCGATCACCGATTTCATGGCCTTTGCCACCGGCAATTCGCGTCGCCATGTCCGCTCCATCGCCGAGGCGGTGGTCGATGCCGCCCGCGAGCAGGGGCAACGGCCCGCCGGTATTGAAGGCCTCGACGACAGCGAGTGGGTGCTGGTGGATCTCGGTGACGTGGTGGTCCACGTCATGCTTGAGGATGTCCGCGACTTCTATCGCCTCGAGCGCATCTGGACGGTGGGCGACGGGCAGGAGGCCTGA
- the nadD gene encoding nicotinate-nucleotide adenylyltransferase, producing MSDPQAAPVAVLGGTFDPVHYGHLRPAIELLEALGLSQIRLVPGHVPPHRPQPRLGAQARARLLETAVAGIPGLAVDRCELDRSGPSYTVDTLAGLRRRLGGHRPLCFIMGRDAFRGLMQWHQWEALTRQAHLVVMTRGGDAEALPPALVEWMRPRRMHDPAALRRSPSGGVLFQAVSRLEISATGIRRCLALGRSAQGLMPDVVWHELASSGCYGYPQVSRASSPGRLNPHHV from the coding sequence ATGAGTGACCCGCAGGCGGCGCCGGTGGCGGTGCTGGGCGGCACCTTCGATCCGGTCCACTATGGCCATCTGCGTCCGGCCATCGAGCTGCTCGAGGCCCTGGGGCTGTCACAGATCCGGCTGGTGCCCGGTCATGTCCCGCCGCATCGCCCCCAGCCGCGGCTGGGGGCTCAGGCCCGGGCGCGGCTGTTGGAGACCGCCGTCGCCGGTATCCCGGGTCTGGCGGTGGATCGCTGCGAGCTGGATCGCTCAGGCCCGTCCTATACCGTCGACACGCTGGCCGGTCTGCGCCGCCGGCTCGGCGGGCACCGGCCGCTGTGCTTTATCATGGGGCGCGATGCGTTTCGTGGGCTCATGCAATGGCATCAGTGGGAGGCGTTGACCCGCCAGGCCCATCTCGTGGTCATGACCCGCGGCGGCGATGCCGAAGCGCTGCCGCCGGCGCTTGTCGAGTGGATGCGGCCGCGGCGGATGCATGATCCGGCGGCGCTGCGACGCTCGCCGTCCGGCGGCGTGCTGTTTCAGGCGGTATCCCGGCTCGAGATCTCCGCCACCGGCATCCGCCGGTGCCTGGCGCTGGGTCGCTCGGCGCAGGGGCTGATGCCTGATGTCGTCTGGCACGAACTGGCTTCCAGTGGATGCTATGGTTATCCGCAAGTATCAAGGGCGTCGTCGCCCGGGAGGTTGAACCCCCATCATGTCTGA
- a CDS encoding glutamate-5-semialdehyde dehydrogenase, which produces MSEINATMRGIGQTARAASRRLAASEAGARNAALRAIAERLRDDRAALETANEKDLAAGRGNGLDAALLDRLTLTDARIDAMADGLEQIAALPDPVGAVSHLDPMPSGIRVGRMRVPLGVVGIIYESRPNVTADAAALCLKSGNACVLRGGSEALHSNQAIAACIAAGLADAGLPETAVQVVRTTDRAAVGAMINLDEYIDVLVPRGGKGLIERIMREATVPMIKHLDGVCHCYVDAEADPAMAERVVVNAKTQRYGTCNTLETLLVDTSVAASLLPRFKAAFDAHGVELRGCERSRALVDGLTAAEPADWDAEYLAPILAVAVVDGLDAAIEHIDQHGSGHTDAIVTRDHARAQRFLREVDSSSVMVNASTRFADGFEYGLGAEIGISTDKLHARGPVGLEGLTTQKYIVLGEGHVRE; this is translated from the coding sequence ATGAGTGAAATCAACGCCACCATGCGCGGGATCGGGCAGACCGCCCGCGCCGCGAGCCGTCGTCTGGCCGCCAGTGAGGCCGGCGCGCGCAATGCCGCGCTCCGGGCCATCGCCGAGCGGTTGCGGGATGACCGCGCGGCCCTCGAGACCGCCAATGAAAAGGACCTGGCCGCCGGGCGCGGGAACGGCCTGGATGCCGCGCTGCTCGATCGGTTGACACTGACCGACGCCCGCATCGATGCGATGGCCGACGGCCTCGAGCAGATCGCCGCACTGCCGGATCCGGTGGGCGCGGTCAGCCACCTCGATCCCATGCCAAGCGGTATCCGCGTGGGCCGGATGCGCGTGCCGCTGGGTGTGGTCGGCATCATCTACGAGTCGCGGCCCAACGTGACCGCTGACGCCGCGGCGCTCTGCCTCAAGTCGGGCAACGCCTGTGTGCTTCGGGGCGGCTCCGAAGCGCTGCACTCCAACCAGGCCATTGCGGCCTGCATTGCCGCCGGGCTGGCCGATGCGGGGCTGCCCGAGACCGCGGTCCAGGTGGTCCGCACCACTGACCGGGCGGCCGTCGGAGCGATGATCAACCTCGATGAATACATTGACGTGCTGGTGCCCCGCGGCGGCAAGGGGCTGATCGAGCGCATCATGCGCGAGGCGACAGTGCCCATGATCAAGCACCTGGACGGGGTCTGCCACTGCTACGTCGATGCGGAGGCCGATCCGGCCATGGCCGAGCGCGTCGTGGTCAACGCCAAGACCCAGCGCTACGGGACCTGCAACACCCTCGAGACGCTGCTGGTGGATACGTCGGTGGCGGCTTCGCTGCTGCCACGCTTCAAGGCCGCCTTTGATGCCCATGGGGTCGAGCTGCGCGGCTGCGAGCGGAGTCGGGCGCTGGTTGATGGCCTGACCGCCGCCGAGCCGGCCGACTGGGATGCCGAGTATCTGGCGCCGATTCTGGCGGTGGCCGTGGTGGATGGCCTTGATGCGGCCATCGAGCACATCGACCAGCACGGCTCGGGGCATACCGACGCCATCGTCACCCGGGATCATGCCCGCGCCCAGCGCTTTCTCCGCGAAGTGGATTCGAGCTCGGTCATGGTCAACGCCTCGACGCGGTTCGCGGACGGCTTCGAATACGGGCTTGGCGCTGAGATCGGCATCAGCACGGACAAGCTCCACGCCCGGGGGCCGGTCGGCCTGGAGGGCCTGACCACACAGAAGTACATCGTCCTGGGCGAGGGACACGTGCGCGAATGA
- the holA gene encoding DNA polymerase III subunit delta yields MPEIRFDELPQRIDRGLAPVYLIAGEEPLLIEEALDRLRQRARGEGYDEREVLHVDAGFDWNRLATAADNLSLFTERRLIELRLPGGKPGRDGSAVLKARAAAPDPGHILIVIAGRLETAQRQSAWAKAIASAGVMSYAWPLRRHELTGWARRRARERDLDLDTATAGLIAERNEGNLLALAQEIDKLALLADGRAVDAEWASEAISDSARFAVFDLPEAMLAGDPARTLRILARLRGEGEEPVLVLWGVARDIRVLADLQASMAAGERAAAVMARHRVWKNRQPRLQTIARGTPRGVWERLLSRAARVDRVIKGAESGRPWDELLELSSVVARGVATADRREKNG; encoded by the coding sequence ATGCCGGAGATCCGCTTCGACGAGTTGCCCCAGCGCATCGACCGCGGGCTGGCGCCGGTCTATCTGATCGCCGGCGAAGAGCCGCTACTGATCGAAGAGGCCCTGGATCGGCTGCGCCAGCGGGCCCGTGGCGAGGGTTACGACGAGCGCGAGGTTCTGCACGTCGACGCCGGATTTGACTGGAACCGCCTGGCCACCGCCGCCGATAATCTCTCGCTGTTCACCGAACGTCGGCTCATCGAACTGCGACTGCCCGGCGGCAAGCCGGGTCGTGATGGCAGTGCCGTGCTCAAGGCTCGAGCCGCCGCGCCCGACCCCGGGCATATCCTGATCGTGATCGCCGGTCGTCTCGAAACCGCGCAGCGTCAGTCGGCATGGGCCAAGGCCATCGCCAGCGCCGGTGTCATGAGCTACGCCTGGCCGCTGCGCCGCCACGAGCTCACCGGCTGGGCCCGACGCCGGGCGCGCGAGCGGGACCTGGATCTGGATACCGCCACGGCCGGTCTGATTGCCGAGCGCAATGAGGGCAATCTGCTGGCGCTGGCGCAGGAGATCGACAAACTGGCGCTGCTGGCGGACGGGCGTGCAGTGGATGCCGAATGGGCGAGTGAGGCCATCAGTGACAGTGCCCGGTTTGCCGTCTTTGACCTGCCCGAGGCCATGCTGGCCGGCGATCCGGCGCGTACGCTGCGCATCCTCGCACGGCTGCGCGGCGAGGGTGAGGAGCCGGTGCTGGTGCTTTGGGGGGTCGCCCGGGACATCCGTGTGCTCGCCGATCTGCAGGCCTCAATGGCCGCGGGCGAGCGGGCGGCCGCGGTGATGGCCCGCCACCGGGTCTGGAAGAACCGCCAGCCCCGGCTGCAGACCATCGCCCGCGGGACGCCGCGTGGCGTCTGGGAGCGCTTGCTGAGCCGGGCGGCCCGGGTGGATCGTGTCATAAAGGGGGCCGAGTCAGGCCGGCCCTGGGATGAATTACTGGAACTCTCGAGTGTTGTGGCGCGGGGCGTCGCAACCGCCGATCGCAGGGAGAAAAACGGATGA
- a CDS encoding LPS-assembly lipoprotein LptE, which translates to MAVGRLALAVALALVVGACGWQLRGAGGGGFEGVPVAIGGSIDNRFSNRLAERLRGLDATVVEQAADARVVIEILEASSRRRTVATDADGFASEYELRYQIRFSLRAGGRAGPDQATFSSQTVRTSASYPADPGNLQGRDAEEEDLRRDLRDDALQLLLSRVGRRL; encoded by the coding sequence ATGGCGGTCGGACGGCTCGCTCTGGCCGTGGCGCTGGCGCTGGTGGTGGGTGCCTGCGGCTGGCAGCTGCGCGGCGCGGGTGGGGGCGGTTTCGAGGGCGTGCCCGTGGCGATCGGCGGATCCATCGACAATCGCTTCAGCAACCGGCTTGCCGAGCGCCTGCGCGGCCTTGACGCCACGGTGGTGGAGCAGGCCGCCGATGCCCGGGTGGTCATTGAAATCCTCGAGGCCTCGAGCCGGCGACGCACGGTGGCAACCGATGCGGACGGCTTCGCCAGTGAGTACGAGCTGCGCTATCAAATCCGCTTCAGTCTCAGGGCCGGCGGCAGGGCCGGGCCCGATCAGGCAACCTTCTCAAGCCAGACCGTGCGCACCTCGGCCAGTTACCCGGCAGACCCGGGCAATCTGCAGGGGCGCGATGCCGAGGAGGAGGATCTGCGCCGCGACCTGCGCGACGACGCCCTCCAGCTGCTGCTCTCGCGGGTGGGTCGGCGGCTCTAG